The stretch of DNA ACGTGCAGCTACGATTTTATCATTATAGGAAGCTATTACTTCCACACCTTCTCCAACGGATTCGATATAAGGCGCACGGATAAATACAGCATGATAGCTATCATCCATATATTTAGCTTGAATAGTAGCTTCAAAACTATCCTTCTGTCTTCCAAATCCATTACGTTGAACGGTTATATCCATAAGTTTTAAGGTAGGAGTATAATCCCTTCCTATTGTTGTTTTACTTAATAGTACTAACCCTGCGCAAGTTCCAAAAATAGCTTTTCCTTCATTTGCAAAGTTCTGGATAGGTTCATATAATTTATTCTCTTCAATCAGTTTCCAAATAGCTGTACTCTCACCACCAGGAATAATTAAACCATCTAGTTGATGTAAATCCGTTGATTTTTTGACAACTACAGGTTGCTGTTCTAATTCCTTTAACCGGTTTACATGTTCACTTATGGCCCCTTGTAAGCCCAATACTCCTATACGAAAAGAATTGCACATGCTATTCACCACCCTTTACGTTATTACCAACCACGTTCTTGCATACGTTGATCAGCAGCTAGAGAATGCACATCTATCCCTGTCATCGCTTCCCCTAGATCTTTTGATACTTCTGCAATACGTTCATAATCGTCAAAATACGTAGTTGCTTGTACAATCGCACGGGCAAACTTCTCAGGATGATGAGATTTAAAGATACCAGATCCAACAAACACACCGTCTGCTCCTAATTCCATCATCAACGCAGCGTCTGCTGGTGTAGCTACTCCTCCTGCTGCAAAATTAACGACTGGTAATCTACCATTTTCTTTAATTTGCAAAAGTATCTCATACGGTGCTCCAAGATTTTTTGCTTCTGTCATTAATTCATCTTTGCTCATATGAACAACTTTGTTGACTTGCGCTTGAACCTCTCGTATATGACGAACCGCTTCCACAATATTC from Oceanobacillus iheyensis HTE831 encodes:
- the pdxT gene encoding pyridoxal 5'-phosphate synthase glutaminase subunit PdxT; the encoded protein is MCNSFRIGVLGLQGAISEHVNRLKELEQQPVVVKKSTDLHQLDGLIIPGGESTAIWKLIEENKLYEPIQNFANEGKAIFGTCAGLVLLSKTTIGRDYTPTLKLMDITVQRNGFGRQKDSFEATIQAKYMDDSYHAVFIRAPYIESVGEGVEVIASYNDKIVAARQKNVLVCAFHPELTDDDRFLEMFLTMISSNKNFNHV